The nucleotide window CGCCCGAGCGAGTTCTCCGACCGTCGGGTCGGTCAGCGTCGTCACGGCCAGCCCCAGGTCCTCGCTCCGACGGTCGTAGTGGCTCACTGCTCGTTCCAACTCCGCGTGTTCGTCGACACCACTGGAGACGGCCAACACGGACAGTGTCTCCGCTCCGTCGGCGTAGCGGTCGCGGTTGCGGAACCCCGCTGGCACGGCGTCGAACGCCGTGACGGGCTGGCCCGGGCCACTCCAGCCGTGGACGGTCCCACAGTCGTGTGCGGCCGCGATCCGACGCGAAGGGAGCGGGCGTGGCGGATCGCCGGCCCCGCCGGGCTCGTCGACACAGTGGCCGCCGTCCGTCCGTGGGCGCCGACACTCCCAGTCGCCGTCGACCACCTCCGCCGTCGAGAGGGTGCGGCCGCGGGGTGGCACCGGTGCCGGCAGCCTGTGGACCGTCCGGGCGAGCACCTCCAGGCTCTCGTACCGTGGGGCGACGGACACGGAGAGGTGCCAGTCGGGCAGCTCCGTGACGAGCGGCGCGAGCGGCGCGTCCAGGTACCGCGCGACCCGTTGCGCGAGCGGGGCGTCGTACAGTCGCTCGGGGTCGATCCCGACGCGCGACAGCTTCGTCGCCGCCGACACCGGGGGGCCGTACGGACCGACCCCACGGACCAGGTGATCGCCGAAGAAGGCCGTTTCGAGCACCCGCGCCGCCCGGCTCGCGTAGCCGGTCGCGCCCCCGGGATGTGTCACGTCGTCGTGAGTCGACACCGGTCCGGACGGGCCCAGCGACACCGACCGCCCGTCGAGGTCGAGCCGCGGCGTCGCGCCGTCGACCACCTCTACCGCCGCCCCGAGGTAGTACGCGAGCGTCGTGCTCGTCAAGACGGTCTGGAGGTCACGCGGGAGCGTGAGCGTAACGCCGGTGTCGTCGTCGAGCCGTTCCGTCACCGACGGGGACACCGTCGTCTCCGAGCCGAAGGCGACGCGCGGCGCCGGATCCCTGACGCTGGGCCACGACCGATCCGGGGTCGTCAGCTCGGCGCCGGCTGCGAACGTCTCCACCGCCGCCGCCACCCCCTCGACCGTCCGCGGCACCGTCACCGTCCCGGTCGGCTCGTCGACGGACGGCTCGAACCCGACGGAGACGGGGGTCGGTTCTCCGAACTCGACGGTGACGTGCTCCAGCCCGGACCGAGAGACCCGGACGGGCCCGTCGACGCGGACGAACGTCCTGACGGGCGCCAGGATCCGGACGAGGTACGACCCAGCCGGGAGCGACACCCGCTGTCCGGTCCAGTTGTGCACGTGGTACTCCCCACTCTCCAGGTCGGCTACCTCCACCTGCACGTCCGGCGCGACGAGCCCCCGGGTCTCGGCGGCGACGACCGCCGCCGGCTCGTCGGGGCCGTCCACCCGCTCGGCCAGCGTCTCCGCGACCGAGGGGGCCTCCGTCGTCGACTCCCAGCCGTCCGTCTCGAACTGGGTGACCGTGCCGTCGCTGTCGACGACCCGAAAGCCGGACATCGTCCGGGAGAACTCCATCCTCGATGTGTCAGTTGGAAACGAAAGAATAATAAACTAACCGATGGTTTCGCACCGGAACGAGGAACGAAACCGGGCGATCAGGCCAGCTCTTCGATGCGTTCGGCGACTTCCGTGGCAAACTGCGAGGTGCCCAGCTTCGTGGCGTCCTCGCGCTGGCGCTCTAAGTCGTAGGTGACGCGCCCGGAGACGATCTGTTCTTCGACGGCGTCACGCACGAGTTCGGCGGCGTCGTCCCAGCCCATGTACTCCAGCATGATCCGGCCCGAGAGGATGATCGCCGAGGGGTTCACCTTGTCCTCGCCGGCGTACTTCGGCGCCGAGCCGTGGACCGGCTCCGCCAGCACGCGACCGTGGCCGAAGTTGGCGCCCGGTGCGATCCCGAGCCCGCCGATCTGTGCGCCGGCGGCGTCAGAGAGGTAGTCCCCGTTCAGGTTCGGCATCGCCAGTACGTCGTACTGGTCCGTCCGGGTCAACAGCTGTTGGAGCATGTTGTCCGCGATCCGGTCGTTGACGACGACGGCGTCCTCGGGCGCCTCGCCGTCGCGCTCCTCCCACAGCGTGTCCTCCGTGATGACGTTCTCGCCGTACTCCTCGCGGGCGACCTCGTAGCCCCAGTCGCGGAACTGCCCTTCGGTGAACTTCATGATGTTCCCCTTGTGGACCAGGGTGACGGAGTCGCGGTCGTTCTCCAGGGCGTAGTCGATGGCCTCGCGGACGAGCCGCTTCGTCCCGAACTCCGTGATCGGCTTGATCCCGATCCCGACCGGGCCCTCGTGGATGGAGTCGTACCCCATCTCGTCTTCGATGAACTCGCGGACCCGTTCGACTTCCTCGGTCCCCTCCTCGAACTCGATCCCGGAGTAGACGTCTTCCGTGTTCTCGCGGAACGTCACCATGTCCATCTCCTCGGGTGCCTTCACGGGCGAGGAGACGCCGTCGAGGTAGTAGGTCGGCCGGACGTTGGCGTACATGTCCAGCGTCTGGCGTAAGGCGACGTTCAGCGACCGGAAGCCGGAGCCGACCGGCGTCGTCAGCGGCCCCTTCAGCGCGACGCGGTGCTCGCGGATCGCCTCTACCGTCTCCGTTGGCAGATTCTCGTCGTACTTCTCCCGGGCCGTCTCGCCCGCGTACACCCGCATCCAGTTGATCTCGCGGCCGGTCGCCTCTGCCGCGGCGCTCAGAACCTCCTCTGCGGCCGGCCCCACGTCCTCGCCCGTCCCGTCGCCGTAGAGAATCGGCACGATCGGGTCGTCGGGGACGTTCAGTTCACCCGTCTCCTCGTCGGCGAGCGTGATCTTCGAACCCGTCTCCGGGGCCTCGATGTGCTCGTAGCTCATAGACACGTCGGATTTTCCGTGGGGCTGGTAAATGCCTGCCGTTCTCCGCGTTCGGCGGTGTGAGCCCGGTTGTGCGACTGTGTGACGTGTGGTCAGGGTGTGGTTGGCGTGAGATTTGCGGGGAGCGGTGGTGGGGGGTCAGTCTGTGAGGTCGTCGATTACGTCTTCGCGGAACTGGCGGTGACCGTCCAATTCATCAAGATCGGACTTTTCGATTCGTTCAAGTGACTCGTGGGCGCGGCGGAGTGCTTCGGTGTTGTTGCCGAGTTCGCGGTGAGCACGGATCGCGTTGCGGTCTGTCTTCAGGAACTCTCTGAAGTCGTCAATCTTGTCGTTTATCGCCGCCGCGTCCTCGAACTTCTCTCTCGCGTCGTCCCAGTCGTCCGTTTCCTCGGCAAGTACTCCAAGATTGTTGAGACTCTTTGCTTGGCCAACTGTGTCTCCTAATCCCCTTGATAGTTCTAGGCTTTCTTTGTAATATTCTCTTGCTTCAGAGTATATTCGTTTGTTCTGCGCTATTAGTCCAAGATTGTTGAGAGTTGTTGCCCGGCCGGCTGCATCGTCTAGCTCTTTTTTTAGCTTTAGGCTTTTTTTGTGGTATTTCTTTGCAATCGCGTAGTTTTCTTGGTTACGTGCGATTAGTCCGAGGTTCTCGGAACACGCTGCCAGACCGGATCTGTGATTTATTTCCTCAAACATGTTTCTACTTTTCTCATAGTACTTTTTTGCATTCTGGTAATTTTTTTGTCGTAGAGCTACTGATCCAAGATTGTGAAAACTCGTTGCACGACCAGCGATGTCGTTCAGTTCATCTTTTAGTTCCAAACTTTTTTTATGATACTTTTCTGCTTTATTTAAATTCCCTCTTCTTTTTTCAATTAAACCAAGATTCCCGAGAGCCGCTGCTTCCATGCTGTCGTCCTCAGTCTTCTCCAGAACGAACTCGTTTTCATCTGTCGCGTCGTCTAACTCCCCGGAATTAAGTTTCATCAATCCACGCAGATTCGCAAGCCGCTGACGGCTCCACGAGTCCGGTGGGTTGATGCCGGACTCCTCAGTCTTCCCGAACAGTGGTGTCAGCTTAGGCCGTCGCGCACCAATCTCGAATATCTCGAGCAGGAATTGTCCTCGAGACTCGTCGTACGGGTCGACTGACAACTCGTTTAGACAGTTCTCAAAGGACTGTCGACCAACTGCATCCTTTGCCAGTCGAACCAGAAACAGCTCTGACCACAACTCGTGGTTCGTCCCGAACGAGTTACCATCGCGGCTAAAAACAACTTTTTCATCCATATCGCCTCCTAGTAATCTAGTCACTTCGTTTTGTTCTTCCACATTACTGGCCAACCCGAGCAGTGATTGCTCTCGCACCGTGAACCCGGCTGCGTTCAGAACGTTCACTCCGATTGCGGTCTGACGGCGAAGCCGATCGGCCGCCGATAGACCTGTCTCTGGGCCATCGGGAGTTACGTCGTTATACACCTCCGCAACATGCCTCTCCAACGAAAACTCCGAGTTACTCCAATCTACCACAGGATGGCCAACGGGAAAGAAGTACGACAGCAACAGCATCGCGCTCGCCTGATTGTCGTCGGTGATCCGGTCGTGAATCCTCTCGGGGTCCATCCGCACCGACTGCCCAGTCGCCCGCTCGAAGCTGTCGATCACCCACTCCGTCTCGGTCGCTGTCAGCCCGCCCAGCGAAACCGTGTCGAGATTGTTCTTTGCAGCGATAATATCCCCCCAGCGATTACTGTCGGGCGCGACCATGTCCGCGTCAGTGTCGTCGTCGGCAAGCCTCCGCGCCGTCTCGGTGATCCCGTCGTCCCACTCCGTCTCGCGGGAGTCGAACAGGAAACTCACCTCCTCGTCGTCCGCGAACTCGTCCAGCAGCGTGAACACGGGGAGGTGTGGCCGTCGTGTCGCGTCCGAGACGATCACCAACACCGGCTCTGGAGTCCGACGAATCGCCGCGGCGAGTTCGTCGGTGTCGGTGATCTGCGCGCCGCTGCCGCGGTCGCGGTAGAGCACGCGACCGACGCCCTCCTCACCGTCCTCACCCATCCGCCACTGCTCTGCCACCTGACGGACGAGCGTGGACTTACCCGCCCCCGGAGCGCCGAGAACGACCCGTGCGCCCCCATCACGTAGCTTCTCGACCAACTCCGTCGTGAGCGAGCCCGACTCTTGATCGGGCGACACGCGATCCGCGGCGAATCCGCGGTGGATCTCGGCGAAGCGGAACTCCCGTCGCCAGCACGCCTCCGGGTCGACATCCGAGTCGTCGGTGAACCGCTCGGGCGGCAGCCAGG belongs to Halobaculum sp. MBLA0143 and includes:
- the icd gene encoding isocitrate dehydrogenase (NADP(+)), which encodes MSYEHIEAPETGSKITLADEETGELNVPDDPIVPILYGDGTGEDVGPAAEEVLSAAAEATGREINWMRVYAGETAREKYDENLPTETVEAIREHRVALKGPLTTPVGSGFRSLNVALRQTLDMYANVRPTYYLDGVSSPVKAPEEMDMVTFRENTEDVYSGIEFEEGTEEVERVREFIEDEMGYDSIHEGPVGIGIKPITEFGTKRLVREAIDYALENDRDSVTLVHKGNIMKFTEGQFRDWGYEVAREEYGENVITEDTLWEERDGEAPEDAVVVNDRIADNMLQQLLTRTDQYDVLAMPNLNGDYLSDAAGAQIGGLGIAPGANFGHGRVLAEPVHGSAPKYAGEDKVNPSAIILSGRIMLEYMGWDDAAELVRDAVEEQIVSGRVTYDLERQREDATKLGTSQFATEVAERIEELA
- a CDS encoding tetratricopeptide repeat protein, whose translation is MDLASVVSGVLRFLTTTAGVVTSLGVGGLLAATASKTVRKRLFGSGLDRFARRLYRRRRVPDTLAAALMDGDPVDVTDHGFTWLPPERFTDDSDVDPEACWRREFRFAEIHRGFAADRVSPDQESGSLTTELVEKLRDGGARVVLGAPGAGKSTLVRQVAEQWRMGEDGEEGVGRVLYRDRGSGAQITDTDELAAAIRRTPEPVLVIVSDATRRPHLPVFTLLDEFADDEEVSFLFDSRETEWDDGITETARRLADDDTDADMVAPDSNRWGDIIAAKNNLDTVSLGGLTATETEWVIDSFERATGQSVRMDPERIHDRITDDNQASAMLLLSYFFPVGHPVVDWSNSEFSLERHVAEVYNDVTPDGPETGLSAADRLRRQTAIGVNVLNAAGFTVREQSLLGLASNVEEQNEVTRLLGGDMDEKVVFSRDGNSFGTNHELWSELFLVRLAKDAVGRQSFENCLNELSVDPYDESRGQFLLEIFEIGARRPKLTPLFGKTEESGINPPDSWSRQRLANLRGLMKLNSGELDDATDENEFVLEKTEDDSMEAAALGNLGLIEKRRGNLNKAEKYHKKSLELKDELNDIAGRATSFHNLGSVALRQKNYQNAKKYYEKSRNMFEEINHRSGLAACSENLGLIARNQENYAIAKKYHKKSLKLKKELDDAAGRATTLNNLGLIAQNKRIYSEAREYYKESLELSRGLGDTVGQAKSLNNLGVLAEETDDWDDAREKFEDAAAINDKIDDFREFLKTDRNAIRAHRELGNNTEALRRAHESLERIEKSDLDELDGHRQFREDVIDDLTD